A single Ignavibacteriales bacterium DNA region contains:
- a CDS encoding DNA-3-methyladenine glycosylase: MTSSYQFRKTSQRIFMLRASEAAPRLLGKLLLKKTPAGYAGGMITETEAYEQHEPASHSHKGETARNRVMFGPGGFLYVYFIYGMHYCANVVTGKQGSGQAVLIRSVHPLFGVEYIRNNRGRKNVAPEKLLSGPGNVCKGLDISRSDNGTDLRGDEIMITEPLRKLKFEIRTSHRIGITKAAELPWRFTLHTEDIR, encoded by the coding sequence TTGACCTCCTCTTATCAGTTCAGGAAAACATCTCAGCGTATTTTTATGCTTCGCGCGTCTGAAGCAGCACCCCGCCTCCTTGGTAAACTTCTTCTTAAGAAAACTCCCGCCGGTTATGCCGGAGGTATGATTACTGAAACAGAAGCATATGAACAGCATGAGCCGGCTTCACACTCCCACAAGGGGGAAACGGCAAGGAACCGCGTTATGTTCGGTCCGGGTGGATTTCTTTATGTCTATTTTATCTATGGGATGCACTATTGCGCCAATGTGGTGACAGGAAAACAGGGAAGCGGCCAGGCAGTGCTTATCAGGAGCGTGCATCCGCTCTTTGGCGTTGAATATATACGGAATAACAGGGGGCGGAAAAATGTTGCTCCTGAGAAACTTCTTTCAGGACCGGGAAATGTCTGCAAAGGACTTGATATCAGCAGAAGTGATAACGGAACCGACCTGCGCGGTGATGAGATTATGATTACCGAACCGCTCAGAAAGCTGAAGTTCGAAATAAGGACCTCTCACAGAATCGGCATTACAAAAGCAGCCGAACTTCCCTGGCGATTTACGCTCCATACTGAGGATATCAGATGA
- the miaB gene encoding tRNA (N6-isopentenyl adenosine(37)-C2)-methylthiotransferase MiaB: protein MEKKNSVFIETYGCQMNFADTEVVLGILRENGYTVSPTLQEADVVLMNTCSIRENAEERIYGRLGNMKTLKQGKPGLVVGVLGCMAERLRKDLLEEKKVVDLVVGPDEYRRIPEFIGLALAGEKGIGVKLSKTETYDDIIPYREDGLSAFISVMRGCDKFCTFCVVPFTRGRERSRSLSSIVTEVRMLSERGFREVTLLGQNVNSYADGDYDFADLLAAVAEVDRKIRVRFTTSHPQDMSDKLLYTIAAHENLCKYIHLPVQSGSNRILELMNRTYTVEHYLELMEKARRIIPGVSFSTDIISGFPTETWEDHLATLDVMSKVRYDGAYMFKYSPREGTKAYRMEDDVAEEVKSKRLQEIISLQQRISAEINESMLGRHEVLLIEGASRKSDEFLAGRTDSNKVVIIPRIDDIGEGDYVEVKIKKGTSATLFGDYVRMVDKRITPVRSEAV, encoded by the coding sequence ATGGAAAAAAAGAACAGCGTATTTATTGAAACTTATGGCTGCCAGATGAATTTTGCCGATACCGAGGTTGTCCTTGGTATCCTCAGGGAAAATGGCTACACAGTCTCACCAACTCTTCAGGAAGCTGATGTGGTACTGATGAACACCTGCTCAATACGCGAAAATGCCGAAGAACGTATTTACGGACGTCTGGGCAATATGAAAACGCTGAAACAGGGAAAACCGGGGCTGGTGGTGGGTGTTCTCGGCTGTATGGCTGAACGTCTCCGCAAAGACCTGCTTGAAGAAAAAAAAGTTGTTGACCTGGTGGTAGGGCCGGATGAATACAGACGAATTCCGGAGTTTATCGGGCTGGCTCTTGCAGGTGAAAAGGGCATCGGGGTAAAACTTTCAAAAACCGAAACCTACGACGATATTATACCTTACCGCGAAGACGGTCTGAGCGCGTTTATTTCCGTGATGCGCGGCTGTGATAAATTTTGCACCTTCTGCGTGGTTCCCTTCACTCGCGGACGTGAAAGAAGCAGAAGCCTTTCCTCGATTGTGACTGAAGTCCGGATGCTTTCTGAACGAGGATTCAGGGAAGTAACTCTGCTTGGCCAGAATGTGAATTCCTATGCTGACGGTGATTATGATTTTGCCGATCTGCTCGCTGCGGTGGCGGAGGTTGATAGAAAAATCCGTGTCCGTTTTACCACCTCGCATCCTCAGGATATGTCAGATAAACTGTTATATACGATTGCGGCGCATGAAAATCTCTGCAAATATATACATCTGCCAGTGCAGTCAGGTTCAAACCGTATTCTTGAACTTATGAACAGGACGTATACGGTTGAGCATTATCTTGAACTGATGGAGAAAGCCCGCAGGATTATTCCCGGGGTGAGCTTTTCAACAGATATTATATCCGGTTTCCCGACGGAGACCTGGGAAGACCATCTTGCCACTCTTGATGTGATGAGCAAAGTCCGTTATGACGGTGCGTATATGTTTAAGTATTCTCCCCGTGAAGGCACAAAAGCTTACCGTATGGAAGATGATGTTGCTGAGGAAGTAAAATCCAAACGCCTGCAGGAAATCATTTCATTGCAGCAGAGAATTTCCGCCGAAATAAACGAATCAATGCTCGGCAGGCATGAAGTGCTTCTGATTGAGGGGGCAAGCAGAAAGTCAGATGAATTCCTTGCCGGCAGGACAGATTCCAATAAAGTGGTAATCATTCCCCGTATTGATGATATAGGGGAAGGGGATTATGTAGAAGTTAAAATTAAAAAAGGCACCTCTGCCACGCTTTTTGGAGATTATGTGAGAATGGTAGATAAGCGGATAACTCCGGTTCGTTCGGAGGCAGTGTAA
- a CDS encoding SPOR domain-containing protein, which produces MKALLAIVLITFQVWSQSPDIVQCLRLIESGRSDSVLVILQKSSAKDSPSYIFLDALLTEDDKAVVKFEQLLSRFPSFAYNDAALFRLHSYYYALGSYNRAKEIASNLKKNYPDSPYLKQLDKVEYSDEVTETGETVPAESVQTESKSVYYSLQAGAFLNRLNAERLLNTLAGKGFDTFMEEKEIGGSLFYIVLVGQFDTEMEARTIKKQVEAETKTESKIVKSSR; this is translated from the coding sequence ATGAAAGCCCTGCTCGCTATTGTCCTCATTACATTTCAGGTATGGTCACAATCGCCTGATATTGTTCAGTGCCTGCGGCTTATTGAATCAGGCAGAAGTGACTCCGTTCTGGTGATACTGCAGAAATCCTCCGCCAAGGATTCTCCCTCATATATATTCCTTGATGCGCTGCTGACCGAGGATGACAAAGCCGTAGTTAAATTTGAACAGCTCCTTTCCCGCTTTCCTTCATTTGCCTATAATGACGCGGCTCTGTTCCGGCTCCATTCCTATTATTATGCTCTCGGTTCATATAACCGTGCAAAGGAAATTGCCTCTAACCTGAAAAAAAATTATCCTGATTCCCCTTATCTGAAGCAGCTTGACAAGGTTGAGTATTCGGATGAGGTTACAGAGACCGGGGAAACAGTACCCGCTGAATCCGTTCAGACTGAATCCAAATCCGTTTATTACTCCCTTCAGGCAGGGGCCTTCCTGAACCGCTTGAACGCGGAGCGTCTGCTGAATACTCTTGCCGGCAAAGGGTTTGATACGTTTATGGAAGAAAAAGAAATTGGCGGATCATTATTCTATATCGTCTTGGTGGGTCAGTTTGATACCGAAATGGAAGCGAGAACCATCAAAAAACAGGTTGAAGCAGAAACTAAAACCGAATCTAAAATTGTGAAATCTTCCCGATGA
- a CDS encoding NOL1/NOP2/sun family putative RNA methylase, with protein MITNRNYTPFSDQMRGYFDGAFGRSWTERYDAFLMQEPAEYIRVNPARITPEGLKERLQNQYAISSEVHPLIPLCLKIDDPEGLAGKTIEHILGYYYIQSLSSMIPPLVLNPSEEDKVLDLCAAPGSKTTQLAALMNNRGTLIANDIAAERVKSLAFNTERMNVMNAAVMHGKGEMLSKIFHSWFDKILVDVPCSGLGVLQKKGEINKWWTTDSVKNLAEIQYRLLVSAAKMLRQRGELVYSTCTLTVEENEQVLEQFLRKFPFKLVPVEIPLKSEAGMVLGDNQELHNTRRLIPWEVNSEGFFVAKLIKEDEITGDSEGGRHHHEQYKTGGYKKFQKDLEYLHRYFGITPDVLNEYTYYVKSGEYQFIHRSFDFHPEAWFSRAGLKLGSADKYGNFILSSIAAQVFNGAITSHLYEITDLRDLKEYMAGGTIKIDSAQKGQVAVKYDGTVIGTATITPQGLKSRFPRTLRTQKIIFGQE; from the coding sequence ATGATAACCAACCGCAATTATACTCCTTTCAGCGATCAGATGCGCGGCTATTTTGACGGCGCGTTCGGAAGATCATGGACTGAACGCTATGATGCATTTCTGATGCAGGAGCCCGCTGAATATATACGGGTCAATCCCGCACGGATAACTCCTGAGGGTCTTAAGGAACGACTGCAGAATCAGTATGCCATTTCATCTGAAGTTCATCCGCTTATTCCTCTCTGTCTGAAGATAGATGACCCGGAAGGGCTGGCAGGCAAAACGATTGAACACATCCTCGGGTATTATTATATACAGTCACTTTCTTCCATGATTCCGCCGCTGGTGCTTAATCCTTCTGAGGAGGATAAAGTGCTTGATCTTTGCGCTGCACCCGGTTCAAAAACCACACAGCTGGCAGCACTCATGAATAACCGCGGTACCCTGATTGCCAATGATATCGCGGCAGAACGGGTAAAGTCACTCGCCTTTAATACCGAAAGGATGAATGTGATGAATGCAGCCGTGATGCATGGCAAGGGAGAAATGCTTTCAAAGATATTTCACTCCTGGTTTGATAAAATTTTAGTTGATGTCCCCTGCAGCGGTCTCGGGGTTCTTCAGAAGAAGGGAGAGATTAATAAATGGTGGACTACGGATTCGGTAAAAAACCTGGCGGAAATTCAGTACCGTCTCCTGGTCTCGGCCGCAAAAATGCTCAGGCAGAGGGGTGAACTGGTTTATTCAACCTGCACTCTTACCGTTGAAGAAAATGAGCAGGTACTTGAACAGTTTCTCAGAAAGTTTCCTTTTAAACTAGTTCCAGTTGAGATTCCTCTGAAGTCTGAAGCGGGAATGGTTCTCGGTGATAATCAGGAACTGCATAATACGCGCCGCCTTATTCCCTGGGAAGTGAACTCGGAAGGGTTCTTTGTTGCAAAGCTTATAAAGGAAGATGAAATTACGGGTGATTCTGAAGGGGGCAGACATCATCATGAACAGTATAAAACAGGCGGCTATAAGAAGTTTCAGAAAGATCTGGAATATCTGCACCGTTACTTTGGAATCACGCCCGATGTGCTTAATGAGTACACGTATTATGTGAAGTCAGGGGAGTATCAGTTCATTCACCGGAGCTTCGACTTTCATCCGGAGGCCTGGTTCAGCCGTGCTGGATTAAAACTAGGCTCGGCCGATAAATATGGAAATTTCATTCTCTCGTCAATTGCAGCCCAGGTATTCAACGGTGCCATTACCAGTCACCTGTATGAAATCACTGATTTGAGAGACCTTAAGGAATATATGGCAGGAGGCACCATAAAAATTGATTCAGCACAAAAAGGGCAGGTAGCCGTCAAATATGATGGTACGGTGATCGGCACGGCAACAATCACCCCTCAGGGGCTTAAAAGCCGGTTTCCCCGCACTTTGAGAACTCAAAAAATTATTTTTGGGCAGGAATAA
- the bshA gene encoding N-acetyl-alpha-D-glucosaminyl L-malate synthase BshA has translation MKIGITCYPTYGGSGVVATELGKSLAEKGHEIHFISYAMPFRLSHHFVSNIFFHEVEMGNYPLFEFPLYSLALTSKMVEVAKFENLDLLHVHYAIPHATSAHLAKEILAPHHDVKIITTLHGTDITLVGLEPSFIHLVKFSIEKSDGVTAVSRFLKEKTITNYEINKEIEVIPNFIDTEVFKPQSDSCLKQKLAPNGEKLLLHTSNFRAVKRVTDTIRMLKEIEDKIPVKLVLVGDGPDRSECERLARELNVSNKVVFLGKQEGLVEILNCADLFLIPSQSESFGLAALEAMSCGVPVISSSVGGLPELVRHNETGYIAEIGDIDRMARYTLDLLTNDKKYKMFSDKARKRAHDKFRKDIIIPQYEAYYEKVLGR, from the coding sequence ATGAAAATAGGAATTACCTGTTACCCCACGTATGGCGGGAGCGGAGTTGTGGCAACAGAACTGGGCAAAAGCCTGGCAGAAAAGGGGCATGAAATCCATTTTATCAGCTATGCAATGCCTTTCAGACTCTCGCATCATTTTGTAAGCAATATCTTCTTTCATGAAGTGGAAATGGGAAATTATCCTCTGTTTGAATTTCCACTGTATAGTCTCGCTCTGACCAGCAAAATGGTTGAAGTAGCAAAGTTTGAAAACCTTGACCTGCTGCATGTTCATTATGCAATACCCCACGCCACAAGCGCGCATCTTGCCAAGGAGATTCTTGCCCCGCATCATGATGTAAAGATTATTACCACACTGCACGGCACCGATATCACGCTTGTGGGACTTGAACCCTCGTTTATCCATCTGGTAAAGTTCAGCATTGAGAAAAGCGACGGCGTTACAGCGGTATCAAGATTTCTGAAAGAAAAAACGATCACTAATTATGAAATCAATAAAGAAATAGAAGTTATACCAAACTTCATTGATACTGAGGTATTTAAACCGCAAAGTGATTCCTGCCTGAAGCAGAAACTGGCTCCGAATGGTGAAAAACTTCTTTTACATACTTCGAACTTTCGCGCGGTGAAACGGGTAACGGATACCATCAGAATGCTGAAGGAAATCGAAGACAAAATACCAGTGAAGCTGGTGCTGGTGGGTGACGGTCCCGACCGCTCTGAATGTGAACGGCTTGCCCGCGAACTGAATGTAAGCAACAAAGTGGTCTTTCTCGGAAAGCAGGAAGGTCTTGTTGAGATACTAAACTGTGCCGATCTATTCCTGATTCCATCACAGTCAGAAAGTTTTGGTCTTGCGGCGCTTGAGGCAATGTCCTGCGGTGTGCCGGTCATCAGTTCAAGTGTGGGAGGGCTGCCTGAACTGGTGCGTCATAATGAGACGGGATATATAGCAGAAATCGGCGATATAGACCGGATGGCAAGATATACGCTTGACCTGCTGACAAACGACAAGAAATATAAGATGTTTTCTGATAAAGCGCGGAAACGGGCTCATGACAAGTTCAGAAAAGATATCATCATACCCCAGTATGAGGCCTATTATGAAAAGGTGCTTGGCCGCTGA
- a CDS encoding MBL fold metallo-hydrolase: MTAELIFIGTSSALAELNRFHSSFILQLNDYYLLMDAGDGISRALIAAGIPFSLISGVMISHRHADHWAGLPSLFTQWKLGRRSAPVSLFFHQTDESAVKRLLADSYLFEDRFGFQAVYTPFRTGSEFRPADGISVLPFANSHLDKYKGYDVSGGGFYSGSFLITAGGKTLFYTGDIGGEADLMPAGETPDIYISECSHVSADSFRSLAEKHEHTMIILTHYTSEQEPGLLALTREFPENRIILAKEGMTIELTTGTVYEKRSRINV, encoded by the coding sequence ATGACAGCGGAACTGATTTTTATCGGCACTTCCTCTGCGCTTGCGGAGCTGAATCGTTTTCATTCGTCATTCATTCTGCAGCTTAACGATTATTACCTTCTTATGGATGCCGGGGATGGTATATCCCGCGCGCTGATTGCAGCGGGTATTCCGTTCAGTCTCATCAGCGGTGTGATGATCTCTCACCGGCACGCTGATCACTGGGCCGGGCTTCCGTCACTTTTTACCCAGTGGAAACTTGGAAGAAGATCAGCTCCGGTGTCTCTTTTTTTTCACCAGACTGATGAATCTGCCGTAAAAAGACTGCTTGCAGATTCCTATCTCTTTGAAGACCGTTTCGGTTTTCAGGCGGTATATACACCATTCCGGACCGGATCGGAGTTCAGACCTGCTGACGGCATCTCTGTGCTGCCGTTTGCTAACAGCCATCTTGATAAGTATAAAGGCTATGATGTCTCCGGCGGCGGATTTTATTCGGGAAGCTTTCTGATAACGGCAGGAGGGAAAACACTTTTCTATACCGGCGATATTGGCGGTGAAGCTGATCTGATGCCGGCAGGTGAAACTCCTGATATATATATTTCCGAATGCTCACACGTTTCAGCGGATTCATTCCGCTCTTTGGCCGAAAAACATGAACATACAATGATTATTCTGACTCATTATACTTCTGAACAGGAACCGGGACTCCTGGCGCTTACCCGTGAATTCCCCGAAAACAGGATCATCCTTGCAAAAGAGGGGATGACAATTGAACTGACCACCGGCACCGTGTATGAAAAGAGGAGCCGTATCAATGTCTGA
- a CDS encoding glycosyltransferase: protein MDDIVLISYFISLTILFVFGSHGFIMIYYYNKFKNVKPTPADETMPESVVTIQLPMYNELYVVERLIDSVCKIEYPKDKLEIQVLDDSTDETVEIVRRAVEAKKAEGFNIEHIRRGSREGFKAGALKAGMAIAKGEYIAIFDADFIPQPDFLKKTLPFFNDEKVGMVQTRWEHLNGDYSILTKTQALALDGHFVIEQNVRNKAGFFINFNGTAGIWRKNCIEDAGNWHADTLTEDLDLSYRAQLNGWRFVFLKDITSPAELPAEINALKAQQFRWTKGAVETAKKILPLVWKSDQPLRVKLQSTFHLTNNLAFPFILLSAILNVPLIYVKNSGSHEAYFAIMSLFIFAFISSFLFYLYSQKDIHTNWRKRIVLFPLFMAGSMGLAVNNSRAVIEGLLSRKSEFVRTPKFKVESSKDSWKNNKYAATRIDTSTIVETIMAVYCLVGIGSSLYFLELAAIPFQLLFFIGFSFISYTSIRHAYAKKA from the coding sequence ATGGATGATATAGTTCTTATATCGTACTTCATATCGCTAACGATCCTTTTTGTGTTCGGAAGCCACGGATTTATTATGATTTATTATTATAATAAATTCAAAAACGTAAAACCTACTCCCGCTGACGAGACGATGCCTGAGTCAGTGGTGACCATTCAGCTTCCGATGTATAACGAACTGTATGTGGTTGAACGCCTGATTGACAGCGTTTGCAAGATTGAGTATCCGAAGGATAAGCTGGAAATTCAGGTGCTTGACGATTCAACCGATGAAACGGTCGAAATAGTCCGCAGAGCAGTTGAAGCAAAAAAAGCAGAAGGCTTTAATATCGAGCACATCAGAAGAGGTTCAAGAGAAGGTTTTAAAGCCGGTGCTCTTAAGGCAGGTATGGCCATTGCAAAAGGGGAATATATCGCAATCTTTGATGCTGATTTTATTCCGCAGCCCGACTTTCTGAAAAAAACCCTCCCCTTCTTTAATGATGAGAAGGTTGGAATGGTGCAGACCAGATGGGAGCACCTGAACGGAGATTATTCCATTCTGACAAAGACTCAGGCTCTCGCGCTTGACGGTCACTTTGTTATTGAACAGAACGTACGTAATAAAGCAGGATTCTTTATCAACTTCAACGGTACCGCTGGTATCTGGAGAAAGAACTGTATTGAAGACGCCGGCAACTGGCATGCGGATACGCTTACCGAAGATCTTGACCTGAGCTACCGTGCACAGTTGAACGGATGGAGATTCGTATTCCTGAAGGATATCACTTCACCGGCTGAACTTCCGGCTGAAATTAATGCACTTAAAGCACAGCAGTTCAGATGGACCAAGGGTGCTGTTGAAACCGCGAAGAAAATCCTGCCGCTGGTGTGGAAATCAGATCAGCCGCTGCGCGTAAAACTGCAGTCAACGTTTCATCTGACCAACAATCTGGCGTTTCCGTTTATTCTGCTTTCAGCAATTCTGAATGTTCCGCTTATATACGTAAAGAACAGCGGTTCTCATGAAGCATATTTTGCCATCATGTCATTATTCATTTTTGCTTTTATCAGTTCATTCCTTTTTTATCTTTATTCACAGAAGGATATCCATACCAACTGGAGAAAAAGAATTGTGCTTTTCCCCCTCTTTATGGCGGGAAGCATGGGGCTGGCCGTTAATAACTCCCGTGCAGTTATTGAAGGACTCCTGAGCCGCAAGAGTGAGTTTGTAAGAACTCCTAAGTTCAAAGTGGAATCCAGCAAGGACTCCTGGAAGAACAATAAGTATGCAGCAACCAGAATAGATACATCAACAATTGTTGAGACCATCATGGCAGTTTACTGTCTGGTTGGTATCGGTTCATCACTCTATTTCCTTGAACTGGCTGCTATTCCGTTCCAGTTACTGTTCTTTATCGGATTTTCATTTATTTCTTATACATCAATACGGCACGCCTACGCTAAGAAAGCATAA
- a CDS encoding tetratricopeptide repeat protein has product MSKTPLERFTEKVDLIYDFSPDTPLFVRKADSELDRNNINGAVDILKQGLDAYPDYATAHIILGKAYTLLGDYDNALLAFQKGSVIIGSPKTLEFYSEQIENIRRHRSPFTLTRRTTFVEEPEPKPQIQAEEEISFDLLEEEDLSELASRISKAKIPPPKPGEPSEVHPAAEKEHAGAKIYSETMGKIYMAQGNFTEAIDVFQHLALKDPSRRAYYQAIIDDLRKKSG; this is encoded by the coding sequence GTGTCAAAGACGCCTTTAGAGAGGTTTACCGAAAAGGTAGACCTCATCTATGACTTCAGTCCCGATACCCCGCTCTTTGTCAGGAAAGCTGACTCTGAATTAGACCGTAATAACATAAACGGAGCTGTGGATATCCTGAAGCAGGGTCTTGACGCATATCCTGATTACGCGACCGCGCATATTATTCTCGGCAAAGCATATACACTCCTCGGAGATTATGATAACGCGCTTCTGGCATTTCAGAAGGGAAGTGTGATTATTGGCTCTCCGAAAACTCTCGAGTTTTACAGCGAGCAGATTGAGAATATACGCCGCCACCGCAGTCCCTTCACTCTGACCAGAAGAACCACGTTTGTGGAAGAACCTGAACCCAAACCGCAGATACAGGCTGAGGAGGAAATATCATTTGATCTCCTTGAAGAAGAAGATCTGTCGGAACTGGCGAGCCGTATATCAAAGGCAAAAATTCCTCCGCCAAAGCCGGGTGAACCATCCGAAGTGCATCCAGCCGCCGAAAAAGAACATGCCGGCGCGAAAATCTACTCTGAGACCATGGGTAAAATATATATGGCACAGGGCAATTTCACCGAGGCTATTGATGTATTTCAGCATCTTGCCCTGAAAGACCCCTCTCGCAGGGCATATTATCAGGCAATTATAGACGACCTGAGAAAAAAATCAGGTTAA
- a CDS encoding sigma-54-dependent Fis family transcriptional regulator → MSDLGLVGISKEIQAVRSIIEQVASSDISVLIHGESGSGKEVVARAIHNLSPRSNNQLVSINCAAIPEGIFESELFGHKKGAFTNASENRKGYFELANGGTLFLDEIADMPLLMQVKLLRAIETREFMPVGADTVSKTDIRIVAATNKNLELEVANKRFREDFYYRLKSVIIDLPPLRKRKEDIPLLVKHFLDEYEETNNVSGYRFTDGVIERFMEYNWPGNVRELRSVVRTAIAISRSPLITENALTGLINTEKKEDSRFLPVSTGKTPEEMERDFLLRALFEIKRDILEIQRLLTEMQSQKHEAVQQHRNGNGAITLQEAEREAILTALKSSGGNKRKAAKLLAISPRTLYRKIEEYHIDEESWTA, encoded by the coding sequence ATGTCTGATTTAGGATTGGTTGGCATCTCAAAAGAAATTCAGGCGGTGCGGTCTATTATTGAACAGGTTGCTTCGTCTGATATCTCTGTCCTGATTCATGGTGAAAGCGGTTCCGGCAAGGAAGTGGTTGCCCGTGCGATTCATAATCTGAGCCCGCGAAGCAATAATCAGTTGGTAAGCATCAATTGTGCAGCTATTCCGGAAGGAATTTTTGAAAGCGAGTTATTCGGACATAAGAAGGGAGCTTTCACGAACGCATCCGAAAACCGCAAAGGATATTTTGAACTGGCGAACGGCGGAACCCTGTTCCTCGATGAAATAGCGGATATGCCGCTTCTTATGCAGGTGAAGCTCCTGAGAGCAATCGAGACGCGGGAGTTTATGCCGGTCGGGGCTGACACCGTATCAAAAACCGATATCAGGATTGTTGCGGCTACCAATAAAAATCTTGAGCTTGAAGTGGCCAATAAGCGGTTCAGAGAGGATTTTTATTACCGTCTCAAATCAGTAATCATTGACCTGCCGCCGCTGAGAAAAAGGAAGGAAGATATTCCGCTTCTGGTAAAGCACTTTCTTGATGAGTATGAGGAGACTAACAATGTATCCGGCTACCGCTTTACTGACGGAGTTATTGAGCGTTTTATGGAATACAACTGGCCAGGGAACGTAAGGGAGCTCAGAAGTGTTGTAAGGACAGCAATAGCGATAAGCCGCAGCCCGCTGATAACCGAAAATGCTCTTACGGGTCTGATTAATACTGAGAAAAAAGAAGATTCCCGGTTTCTGCCGGTCTCAACAGGTAAAACGCCTGAAGAGATGGAGCGGGATTTCCTGCTTCGCGCGTTATTTGAAATAAAACGGGATATTCTGGAAATTCAGCGGCTTCTTACCGAAATGCAGAGCCAGAAACATGAAGCAGTTCAGCAGCACCGGAACGGAAACGGAGCAATCACCCTGCAGGAAGCTGAAAGGGAGGCAATTCTGACCGCACTGAAATCAAGTGGCGGAAATAAGCGGAAGGCAGCCAAATTGCTGGCAATTAGTCCCCGCACCTTGTACAGAAAAATTGAAGAGTATCACATTGATGAGGAGTCATGGACAGCATAA